One window of Oncorhynchus keta strain PuntledgeMale-10-30-2019 unplaced genomic scaffold, Oket_V2 Un_scaffold_1315_pilon_pilon, whole genome shotgun sequence genomic DNA carries:
- the LOC127927333 gene encoding uncharacterized protein LOC127927333 has translation MHSSSRTFAPPLRPRRIDTSRRTTTAAEPKPHGPVSQREDKNMNTISSSSPRRATKAIPESSRTRVGVQPRAPLGQSRLGLQRNTAPLSTTKSKPKPKSVRAAAAVSKRAPFPPPIPLLPHLDPNCNEPSLPCLCCDGHSPQDNNSLFNHNHNNNNTISIRQQLKLQPPPPPPLLPQRQEGTGGKTKTQASPSQPQPQVLAPACPPNALELEKGKIDEENADVNKNTDVVIDNKKETEEEMDNKKETEEEEENSVDVEVDDEEEGDDDDDDDTLVPSCCDCPPSLLDLSLTSSTSSSSTSISSCSDLESDCADLSTSLSSSGQKWNADLSISQDHTHIHVPERYPASRSPPVLLLNPKPLSVSRCPPPPPHACSPDEGYPSAPASPSSSDYLGVKGQTGLGSEVAKIGLLDFLESVGDFGKMERFSQVIQVARWDLEGDPQGDLLRDRLDHLDRLESVNRQVKLAHITRLHEKGLDLGDLGKEDLSDVLDEMGNVDMSWKMYKGRGGSLGDSQEFSDAGVDLTAPSDCDEPLVSQSETSSPIELPPRPPKPPARYASVNSELHTYINISRDITPSVSVCTSPSSSPTFYTFRCEKALPPSPRSVPPPLLCQPIPYFTLYKSSPLPFSLPSSTPPIPPPRRKHLARKEAQRLATLQAGCGKTPLSLSPPTSRPPPLPPAPTISISNSTTPPAIPPPPSLPPPPSFHALDDEIRKLLVLAGLTQAELLKLSPELGVCVGGTGGGGRGGDPPHLQAWTDTR, from the coding sequence ATGCACTCCTCTAGCCGAACCTTCGCTCCGCCCTTGAGGCCTCGTCGCATCGACACGAGCAGGCGGACCACCACCGCAGCGGAACCAAAGCCACACGGCCCTGTTTCCCAGAGGGAAGACAAAAACATGAACAccatttcctcttcctctcctcggcGCGCCACCAAAGCGATCCCTGAGTCTTCCAGGACCAGGGTGGGGGTCCAGCCTCGTGCCCCCTTGGGTCAGTCCAGATTGGGcttacagagaaacacagctcCCCTCTCTACGACCAAATCCAAACCCAAACCTAAAAGTGTCCGTGCAGCAGCAGCTGTGTCGAAACGCGCCCCttttcctcctcctattcctcttcttcctcatctgGACCCCAACTGTAATGAACCCAGCCTGCCTTGTCTGTGCTGCGACGGCCATTCCCCCCAGGACAATAACAGTCTgttcaaccacaaccacaacaacaacaataccatCTCCATCAGACAGCAGCTGAAGCTTCagccccctccaccacctcccctgctcccccagagacaggaggggacagggggcAAGACCAAGACACAGGCCAGCCCctctcagccccagcctcagGTCCTGGCCCCAGCCTGCCCCCCTAATGCCCTGGAACTGGAGAAAGGAAAAATAGATGAGGAGAATGCAGATGTTAACAAGAACACAGATGTGGTCATAGACAACAAGAAAGAAACGGAGGAAGAGATGGAtaacaagaaagaaacagaggaggaagaggaaaacaGTGTTGATGTTGAAgttgatgatgaggaggagggagatgatgatgatgatgacgacacGTTGGTCCCATCGTGCTGCgactgccctccctctctcctggatctctccctgacctcctccacctcctcatcttCCACTTCAATCAGCTCCTGCTCCGATCTAGAGTCAGACTGTGCcgatctctccacctctctctcgtcctctggCCAGAAGTGGAACGCTGATCTGTCAATCTCTCAGGAccacactcacattcatgttccTGAACGCTACCCAGCCTCCCGTTCACCCCCTGTCCTGCTCCTCAACCccaaacccctctctgtctctcgttgcCCTCCCCCCCCACCACACGCCTGCTCCCCAGACGAGGGCTACCCCTCCGCCCccgcctccccctcctcctctgactacctGGGGGTCAAAGGTCAGACAGGCTTAGGGTCAGAGGTTGCCAAAATAGGCCTCCTGGACTTCCTGGAGTCAGTGGGAGACTTTGGAAAGATGGAGCGCTTTAGCCAGGTGATTCAGGTGGCTCGCTGGGACCTGGAGGGGGATCCTCAAGGGGATTTACTGAGGGATCGACTGGATCACCTGGACCGACTGGAGAGTGTCAACAGGCAGGTGAAGCTGGCCCACATCACCAGGCTCCATGAGAAGGGACTGGATCTAGGCGATCTGGGCAAGGAGGATCTCTCTGATGTTCTGGATGAGATGGGGAACGTGGATATGTCTTGGAAGATGTATAAGGGCCGGGGAGGGTCTTTAGGAGATTCCCAGGAGTTCTCTGATGCTGGAGTGGACCTGACAGCACCTTCAGACTGTGACGAGCCCCTGGTCTCACAATCAGAGACCTCTTCGCCCATAGAGCTCCCACCGAGACCCCCCAAACCCCCTGCCCGCTATGCCAGCGTGAACTCTGAACTCCACACCTACATCAACATCAGCCGTGACATCACCCCCTCCGTCTCTGTCTGCACCTCTCCATCCTCATCCCCCACTTTCTACACCTTCAGGTGTGAGAAGGCCCTTCCTCCTTCCCCACGCTCcgtcccccctcctcttctctgtcaGCCCATCCCTTACTTTACTCTCTACAAATcttcccctctcccattctccctcccctcctccactccccccatccctccccctcggAGGAAGCACCTAGCCCGTAAGGAGGCTCAGCGTCTCGCCACGCTCCAAGCAGGATGCGGGAAGacccccctgtccctctcccctcccacctctcgcccccctcctctcccccctgccCCCACCATTTCCATCTCCAACTCCACCACCCCCCCTGCCAtccctcccccgccctctctcccccctcctccctctttccatgCGTTGGATGATGAGATCCGTAAGCTACTGGTGCTAGCAGGACTGACCCAGGCTGAGCTCCTCAAACTCAGCCCAGAGCTGGGGGTTTGTGTGGGggggactggaggaggagggagagggggagacccACCACACCTCCAGGCCTGGACAGACACAagatag
- the LOC127927335 gene encoding farnesyl pyrophosphate synthase-like isoform X1 produces MSKDKITMGDSSCSNGTHHSVAVQSDPQLFEAQFEELVTELTEQDFTDSVLADALIRLREVLHYNTPGGKRNRGLSVIGSLRELVPPTELTQDAVRRALLVGWCIELLQAFFLVADDIMDASVTRRGQPCWYKRERVGLDAINDSFLLEGSIYRLLRRHCRAQPYYVHLLELFTETSFQTELGQALDLMTAPPGQVDLNRFTMERYKAIVKYKTAFYSFYLPVAAAMYMAGIDSEEEHNNAKHILLEMGEFFQIQDDYLDCYGDPAVTGKIGTDIQDNKCGWLVVTALGVMTPVQRAELESCYGRHDSVEKVKALYNTLQMPTLYHQYEDDSYQRLQKLIARHAQNLPRAVFLNFAKKIYKRNK; encoded by the exons GGGACCCACCACTCGGTGGCGGTGCAGTCAGACCCACAGCTGTTTGAGGCCCAGTTTGAGGAGCTGGTGACCGAGCTCACAGAGCAGGACTTCACAGACTCTGTCCTCGCTGACGCTCTCATCAGACTCCGAGAG gTGTTGCATTACAACACTCCTGGAGGAAAAAGAAACAGAGGTCTGTCTGTGATTGGCTCTTTGAGGGAGCTTGTTCCTCCCACTGAGCTGACCCAGGATGCTGTGCGACGGGCCCTGCTGGTTGGCTGGTGCATTGAGCTG ctccaggCGTTCTTCCTGGTAGCTGATGACATCATGGATGCTTCAGTGACTCGGAGAGGTCAGCCCTGCTGGTacaagagg GAGAGAGTGGGTCTGGATGCCATCAATGATTCCTTCCTCCTGGAGGGATCCATCTACAGACTACTGCGCAGACACTGCAGGGCACAGCCCTACTACGTACACCTATTGGAGCTCTTCACTgag ACGTCCTTCCAGACCGAGCTGGGCCAGGCACTGGACCTGATGACTGCTCCTCCTGGTCAAGTAGACCTCAACCGCTTCACCATGGAGAG ATATAAGGCCATAGTAAAGTACAAGACTGCCTTCTACTCCTTCTACCTCCCTGTGGCAGCAGCCATGTACATG GCGGGCATCGACAGTGAAGAGGAACACAACAACGCCAAACATATCTTACTGGAGATGGGAGAGTTCTTCCAGATACAG GATGACTACCTGGATTGCTATGGCGACCCGGCGGTGACAGGGAAGATTGGAACAGACATCCAGGACAACAAATGCGGCTGGCTGGTGGTGACTGCTCTAGGGGTCATGACCCCAGTACAAAGGGCAGAGCTGGAG TCATGTTATGGTCGGCATGACAGTGTGGAGAAGGTGAAAGCACTGTACAACACCCTACAGATGCCCACCCTGTACCACCAATACGAAGACGACAGCTATCAGCGCTTACAGAAACTCATCGCGCGTCACGCCCAAAACCTTCCACGCGCAGTTTTCCTCAACTTCGCCAAGAAAATCTACAAGAGAAACAAGTGA
- the LOC127927335 gene encoding farnesyl pyrophosphate synthase-like isoform X2, which translates to MDASVTRRGQPCWYKRERVGLDAINDSFLLEGSIYRLLRRHCRAQPYYVHLLELFTETSFQTELGQALDLMTAPPGQVDLNRFTMERYKAIVKYKTAFYSFYLPVAAAMYMAGIDSEEEHNNAKHILLEMGEFFQIQDDYLDCYGDPAVTGKIGTDIQDNKCGWLVVTALGVMTPVQRAELESCYGRHDSVEKVKALYNTLQMPTLYHQYEDDSYQRLQKLIARHAQNLPRAVFLNFAKKIYKRNK; encoded by the exons ATGGATGCTTCAGTGACTCGGAGAGGTCAGCCCTGCTGGTacaagagg GAGAGAGTGGGTCTGGATGCCATCAATGATTCCTTCCTCCTGGAGGGATCCATCTACAGACTACTGCGCAGACACTGCAGGGCACAGCCCTACTACGTACACCTATTGGAGCTCTTCACTgag ACGTCCTTCCAGACCGAGCTGGGCCAGGCACTGGACCTGATGACTGCTCCTCCTGGTCAAGTAGACCTCAACCGCTTCACCATGGAGAG ATATAAGGCCATAGTAAAGTACAAGACTGCCTTCTACTCCTTCTACCTCCCTGTGGCAGCAGCCATGTACATG GCGGGCATCGACAGTGAAGAGGAACACAACAACGCCAAACATATCTTACTGGAGATGGGAGAGTTCTTCCAGATACAG GATGACTACCTGGATTGCTATGGCGACCCGGCGGTGACAGGGAAGATTGGAACAGACATCCAGGACAACAAATGCGGCTGGCTGGTGGTGACTGCTCTAGGGGTCATGACCCCAGTACAAAGGGCAGAGCTGGAG TCATGTTATGGTCGGCATGACAGTGTGGAGAAGGTGAAAGCACTGTACAACACCCTACAGATGCCCACCCTGTACCACCAATACGAAGACGACAGCTATCAGCGCTTACAGAAACTCATCGCGCGTCACGCCCAAAACCTTCCACGCGCAGTTTTCCTCAACTTCGCCAAGAAAATCTACAAGAGAAACAAGTGA